One Pyrococcus furiosus DSM 3638 genomic window, GAAGCAATAAAGCAGATGGACATGGTAGTAGAGAGTGGATTTTCTGAGAATGAAATAAAGAAAGAATACGACCTCATAAGGCAAATAGAGGAAGTAGAAAACAAAATTGATGGTCTAGACACCAAACTTATGAGACTAGTCTTAAATGCTAACATTAGCTGGACTGAAGGGATATACCTCCTTAATATAGGCAGAACTATAAGCAACATTTCAGATAAAGCAAAGGATGCCGCAGAAAGAATAAGAATAATGATGAGTAAATAAAAGAGATCAGATGGCAATCATAGTCGAAGTCATCTGAACTTCTGGCATCTTTCTTATCTTTTCTGTTATAAACTGGTCAAGGTCTTTTAGAGTGTCGGTCTCTACCTTAACTATTAGGTCGTATTCTCCATAGACTACGTAGGCTTCTTTAACTTCTGGCATAGCTAGTAATTTCTCCATAACTTCTCTTTCCTTACCAGCTGCCGTTACCATCAAGATAAAGGCTGTAACCACTTTTCATCACCAAATTAACTTACGCTCTCTAGTATTTAAATGTTGCCTTTGCTTGCCCTGATACTGTCAGGATAACTGGGGTATCACCTCCTGAAGCCATTCAGTCACATCACCAGGCGGTCCACCAAACCGAGAATGAATTCTAACAAAATTATACCAGAATGAAAACAGAAAAACAAACCTGTGAACCCTCCTCCAGTCTCTAGCCCTGAAGTTATTCCAGAAACGCTTTGTTCTCTCTTTAACAGTCCTAAACCAGCGCTCAACACAGTTCCTCGGCCCGAAAGTCACATGCAGATAATCCAGCCCGAGAGATTTAAACGCTGATTTATACCACGGCCCTTTGTCAACCAGGAAAATTGGCTGTCCCTCGCAGGATTTCAAAACAACTAGAATGAAGTCCCTGGCAATCCACCAGTTCCTAACGCTTGTAATCCATACTGCTAGGATTTCTTTGCTCTCAACGTCGATTGCAGCCCAGAGAAATCTCTTCTGGCCGTTGATCTTTATCACTGTCTCGTCAATTGCGATGAAGTTTCTCTGTTTTTTGACTGCGAGGATTTTCGGCTGGTAAACTGCTTTCGCGAATTTTTGGACTGTTTCCCAGACTGTTGTGTGGCTGATTTCGAGGATTGTTCCTACCTGTCTGTAACTTAGTCCGTGCAGGTACAGGTTTATTGCCCTGGTTTTCTTTTTTGCTGGGATTTTGTTCCGGCGAAAGGTTTTTAAGACTGAAACCAGTAAGTAGATAATGGTTTCAGTCCTCATTTCTCTCCCCTTTTCTGAAGAGGTATCAGAAACTTAAACCTAACGTCCCACTGCTTATCCTGACAGTGTCGCTTGCCCTCATCGACACTCTAATAAATAGCCAAAACTAATACTGTGCCCAGGGGGAAGAATATGCTCAAGGTTTACAATACCTTAACGAAACAAAAGGAAGAATTTAAGCCCCTAAGGGAAGGAGAAGTGAAAATGTACGTGTGTGGTCCCACAGTTTATGATTATCCTCACTTGGGACATGCAAGGACATACATAGCCTTTGACGTGATCAGGAGATATTTAGAACATAAAGGATACACCGTACTTATGGTGATGAACTTTACGGATATAGATGACAAGATAATCAAAAGAGCAAGAGAGACGGGAGAAGACCCAAAAGAGCTAGCTGAGAGATTTATAAAAATATTCCTTGAAGATATGGAAGCATTAAAGGTAAAGCCTGCAGATATTTATCCTAGGGTTACAGATCACATAGACGATATTATAGAGTTCATTGGGAAGCTTAAGGAAAAGGGATATGCTTATGAGGGAAGTGATGGAATTTACTTTGAAGTTAAAAAGTTTCCAGAATACGGAAAGCTTAGCGGAGTAAAAATTGAGGATCTCCAAAAAGGAGCAAGAGTTGAACCTGGTGAAGGGAAGAAAAACCCTGAAGATTTCGCCCTATGGAAAAAAGCAAAGCCAGGAGAACCCAAGTGGGATAGTCCATGGGGAGAGGGGAGACCTGGATGGCATATTGAATGTTCAGTCATGAGCAGTAAGTATCTTGGAGAAAGCTTTGATATTCATGGAGGAGGAAATGACTTAATATTCCCCCATCATGAAAATGAAATAGCTCAAAGCGAAGCATGCTTTGGTCATGAATGGGTTAAGTATTGGTTACATACAGGATTTGTTATGGTAAAAGGAGAAAAGATGAGCAAGAGTTTAGGAAACTTCGTCACAATACGAGAATTATTAAAGAGATACGAACCAGAGGTGATAAGGTTCTTTGTTCTACAAAAGCACTATCGTTCTCCCCTTGAATATACAGAAGAAGGACTTCAACACGCAAAGAATAATCTACAGAGGCTTTACAATACCCTTGAAAACATAAGAGTCGCACTAAGGAATGCCGAAATATCTTATACCTGGGGAGAACTGGAATTCAAGACATATGAGATAATTAGAGAAGGGAAAAGAAAATTCTATGAAGCTATGGATGACGATTTTAATACAGCAGAAGCTCTTAAAGCAGTTTTTGAGGTAGCTAATGCAATAAATAAGTATCTAACGGAGGCTAATAAGCCGAAAGAGTCAATACTTAGGAAGGCTCTCGAATTCTTTAAGATCGTTAGTGAAGTTTTCGGAGTATTTGAAGATTATTTCAGAGAGGAAACAAAAGAACGTGAAGAATCCGAAAAATTAATTGAACTCTTAGTAGAGGTCAGAAAACAACTTAGAAAGGAAAAGAGATACGAGTTGGCAGATATGATTCGAGAAGAGCTTAAAAAATTAGGCATACAATTAGAAGATAGGGGAAGCGAAACAACTTGGAAGAGAATTATAACCTAGTAAATGTCCTTTTCAATGATCACAATAGCTCTCCCTATAGAAATAGGATTTCCTTGACTTCTAATTTCTTCTTCGACATTCTTTATTAGCTTCTTAATTTCATCAGACAGCTTAAGTTCGTCAATACTTCTGGATGTTCTCTCAATTCCTATAAATATCTGATAAGATGAGCCTACTTTTGATAGCTTCGCCCAATTAACTTTTATTCCCTTAATTGTTCTATCTATATTTGCTTTTACTTTCTCTTCAATTTTACGCTTGTTAATTCTGCTTTCGCTATCCAAATCCTTAATGCTCGATATTATCTCCCTAATACCACTTTCTTCAATTATTCTTTCAACTTCTGCCTCAACTTGTCTTCTTCTTATCTTTATTTTGTGTGGGATTTCCTCTCGTAGATTAATTTCTACAACTCTTCCTCCCTTTATCTCGACTGGAAGTTCTTCAATTTTAATTTTTGGAATTTCCTCAGTATGGACAATTTCCAGTCCCTTAATGTTAATTCGGGCAGGAAAACCAACTATCTCTCTTATAAGTTTTGAAAAATTGCTCCTTATTGCCTCTCTCAATTCATTTTCTGGCTTACTTGAGTACCCATATACCTCCACATCTACTGATAAAATGTCTCTTCCTGTACTCCCACTTACCAACCTACAGGTTGCATCTAAAAGCTCTATTGATAACCCCAGTCGTCGATAAGCGAATTTTGCAAATTCAACTATGGCATTAAGAATTTTAAGATAAAGTTCGGATGGAGCGACTAGAGAGTATGAGAACTCTACAACCTTTGGAATATATTTTTCAGCCCTATCTACTTGACTCACTTTAGGCTCACTCATAAATAGATCAAGAAATTCAAACTTATCCACCTCACAAACCTTAACATCTTGAAGAACATCTTGTGATGAGGAAGATTTTACTAGCGTTCCATTAGAGTAAAAGAGGACTGGGTACTCTCCTGAGAATACCACTATTAGCTTATTAGGCCAATTTCTACTTACTATCGAGGTAATTTCCAAAACGCTCGCCTGGTCTAATTTAAGAAGCTCATGCACTATATATCCCCCCAGGTGATAAATAAGGATTTCAAAAAATATAAAATTTTCTGAATATAAAATAGACTTCACAAGGTTAGAAAGAGTTTAAGTAATGTACTGTTTCCTTCTTTCATTTAAGGGCTCAATGAGTGCGGCATAAAATTCACGGAGCTTCCTAGTATGCTCTTCTACCCACTCCCCAGATAGCTTTCTTCTAGCTACACCATCCCTAATTGCTTGTTCTGCAAC contains:
- a CDS encoding IS6-like element ISPfu5 family transposase — translated: MRTETIIYLLVSVLKTFRRNKIPAKKKTRAINLYLHGLSYRQVGTILEISHTTVWETVQKFAKAVYQPKILAVKKQRNFIAIDETVIKINGQKRFLWAAIDVESKEILAVWITSVRNWWIARDFILVVLKSCEGQPIFLVDKGPWYKSAFKSLGLDYLHVTFGPRNCVERWFRTVKERTKRFWNNFRARDWRRVHRFVFLFSFWYNFVRIHSRFGGPPGDVTEWLQEVIPQLS
- a CDS encoding Lrp/AsnC family transcriptional regulator, with amino-acid sequence MVTAFILMVTAAGKEREVMEKLLAMPEVKEAYVVYGEYDLIVKVETDTLKDLDQFITEKIRKMPEVQMTSTMIAI
- the cysS gene encoding cysteine--tRNA ligase produces the protein MLKVYNTLTKQKEEFKPLREGEVKMYVCGPTVYDYPHLGHARTYIAFDVIRRYLEHKGYTVLMVMNFTDIDDKIIKRARETGEDPKELAERFIKIFLEDMEALKVKPADIYPRVTDHIDDIIEFIGKLKEKGYAYEGSDGIYFEVKKFPEYGKLSGVKIEDLQKGARVEPGEGKKNPEDFALWKKAKPGEPKWDSPWGEGRPGWHIECSVMSSKYLGESFDIHGGGNDLIFPHHENEIAQSEACFGHEWVKYWLHTGFVMVKGEKMSKSLGNFVTIRELLKRYEPEVIRFFVLQKHYRSPLEYTEEGLQHAKNNLQRLYNTLENIRVALRNAEISYTWGELEFKTYEIIREGKRKFYEAMDDDFNTAEALKAVFEVANAINKYLTEANKPKESILRKALEFFKIVSEVFGVFEDYFREETKEREESEKLIELLVEVRKQLRKEKRYELADMIREELKKLGIQLEDRGSETTWKRIIT